Proteins encoded together in one uncultured Desulfosarcina sp. window:
- a CDS encoding type II toxin-antitoxin system RelE/ParE family toxin: protein MKFSFHEIAEKEFFDTVEYYEEYQAGLGLRFSEEVFAAIERICQHPYAWTGIDTQTRRCLTNKFPYGILYRIVNEHIRIMAVMHLHRKPGCWQNR from the coding sequence ATGAAATTTAGCTTTCATGAAATTGCTGAAAAGGAATTTTTTGATACAGTTGAATACTACGAAGAATATCAGGCAGGCTTAGGTTTGAGATTTTCTGAAGAAGTTTTCGCCGCAATTGAACGAATATGTCAGCATCCATATGCTTGGACAGGTATTGATACCCAAACAAGGCGTTGCCTCACCAACAAGTTCCCGTACGGAATCCTTTATCGAATTGTTAATGAGCATATCAGAATTATGGCAGTGATGCATCTGCATAGAAAGCCAGGTTGCTGGCAAAACAGATAA
- a CDS encoding addiction module protein translates to MEGLSEKIYEQAINLPVDERLVLIDKLLISTNLPTQKDIDQAWSAEVERRCQALDRGEAKLISGDEVFEKVRKRFSK, encoded by the coding sequence ATGGAAGGATTGTCAGAAAAAATATATGAACAAGCGATTAATCTTCCAGTAGATGAACGGCTTGTACTTATAGATAAGTTGTTGATCAGTACTAATTTACCAACTCAAAAAGATATTGATCAAGCATGGTCAGCCGAAGTTGAACGCCGTTGTCAAGCGCTTGACCGTGGAGAAGCAAAACTTATTTCTGGAGATGAGGTTTTCGAAAAGGTTCGAAAGCGATTTTCAAAATGA
- a CDS encoding M20/M25/M40 family metallo-hydrolase, whose translation MATEDTSTSTREIVELTKELIRFPSTRTRPEEIFNCARFIENWFNRHDIPCALIEHNGVPSVLALPQRERTPLLLMSHMDVVSASPELFEPVEKKGKLYGRGAIDDKYAAALSMVLLKNRIEKNRSLGIDDNQLALGALITGDEESSGYDGARHALGQIACDFCIALDGGCVETIVIKEKGVLRLKLVAEGKTAHGARPWLGINAIEKLMEDCRIVKGFFDGLTDSEHWHRTMNLSIIRAGESVNQVPDRAEAVFDIRYTENDDVDELVGRIQAAVGGTVTIQEREPLFISSGSPYLDRLLDLAPQTRTGIAHGASDARFLTQFDIPGIVWGADGNSSQHSKDEHVEIESIGRLYELLDRFVADLQESPIG comes from the coding sequence ATGGCTACCGAAGACACATCGACGAGCACCCGGGAGATTGTCGAACTGACCAAGGAACTGATCCGTTTCCCCTCCACCCGCACCCGCCCCGAAGAAATTTTCAACTGCGCCCGTTTCATCGAAAACTGGTTCAACCGCCACGATATCCCTTGCGCCCTGATTGAGCATAACGGTGTTCCATCGGTTCTTGCGCTACCCCAGCGGGAGCGGACGCCGCTTTTGCTCATGTCGCATATGGATGTGGTCAGCGCTTCCCCTGAGCTTTTCGAACCGGTCGAAAAAAAAGGCAAGCTTTATGGGCGCGGGGCCATCGACGACAAATATGCCGCAGCTTTGTCCATGGTGTTGCTGAAAAATCGGATCGAAAAAAACCGCAGCCTGGGAATTGACGACAACCAACTGGCCCTCGGTGCATTGATAACCGGCGATGAAGAATCCAGTGGATACGACGGCGCGCGCCATGCCCTGGGTCAAATCGCCTGCGATTTCTGCATTGCCCTGGATGGGGGGTGTGTTGAAACCATCGTGATCAAGGAAAAGGGCGTTCTTCGGCTGAAACTCGTTGCCGAGGGCAAGACGGCCCACGGGGCCAGGCCCTGGCTGGGGATCAATGCCATTGAAAAACTGATGGAGGACTGCCGTATCGTCAAAGGTTTTTTCGACGGCCTGACCGATTCGGAACACTGGCATCGAACCATGAACCTGTCGATCATCCGTGCAGGCGAATCCGTCAACCAGGTGCCGGACCGGGCCGAAGCCGTCTTTGACATCCGCTATACGGAAAATGACGATGTCGATGAACTGGTGGGCCGGATTCAGGCGGCGGTCGGTGGAACGGTGACTATCCAGGAACGCGAACCCCTGTTTATCAGCTCCGGCTCCCCCTATCTGGACCGTTTGCTGGATCTGGCTCCCCAAACCCGTACCGGCATTGCCCACGGTGCCAGCGATGCCCGGTTTCTGACCCAATTCGACATCCCCGGTATCGTCTGGGGTGCCGACGGAAACAGCAGTCAGCATTCCAAGGACGAGCATGTGGAGATCGAGAGCATTGGCCGGCTTTACGAACTGCTGGACCGATTCGTTGCGGATCTCCAGGAATCGCCGATAGGGTAG
- a CDS encoding DMT family transporter, protein MNPTKTAHWQQSALVKTTIGAMMISFSAVWVRLAQVAPTVSAFYRVGFGAVFLLIILVVRRQPLWQGRSVLGLSLIAALFFALDLYAWHRCIGYVGPGLATILGNFEVFLVPVIGLLLYKERLSLRFVLSVPLAVIGLCMIVGVRWDQLSPDYRIGIGWGLATAVFYTGFLVSLRRLQARPSPPSAVLSLMFVSTFSAIYLATDIVGNGESFAIPTIQSGLALVALGFFSQTAGWLLITHSLPRIPAAIAGLLLLLQPSLAFVWDVLFFGRETSSIAWAGVVLAIGAIYLGATGKEASS, encoded by the coding sequence ATGAACCCGACAAAAACCGCCCATTGGCAGCAAAGCGCCCTGGTAAAAACAACCATCGGCGCCATGATGATCAGCTTTTCTGCTGTCTGGGTTCGCCTGGCTCAAGTTGCACCGACCGTTTCGGCGTTTTACCGGGTCGGTTTCGGAGCCGTTTTTTTGCTGATCATTCTGGTCGTTCGAAGGCAGCCGCTATGGCAGGGAAGGTCCGTTTTGGGGCTGTCTCTGATCGCGGCACTCTTCTTCGCGCTCGATCTTTACGCCTGGCACCGCTGCATCGGCTACGTGGGACCGGGGCTGGCCACCATTCTGGGCAACTTCGAGGTCTTTCTGGTGCCGGTGATTGGCTTGTTGCTCTACAAAGAACGGTTGAGCCTTCGTTTCGTTCTATCAGTGCCGCTGGCGGTTATCGGACTGTGCATGATTGTTGGCGTGCGTTGGGATCAACTCAGCCCGGATTATCGCATCGGCATCGGCTGGGGGTTGGCGACTGCCGTTTTCTACACCGGGTTTCTGGTTTCCCTGCGACGGCTGCAAGCCAGACCGTCCCCGCCTTCGGCGGTGCTCAGCCTGATGTTTGTCTCGACGTTCAGCGCCATCTATCTGGCCACGGATATCGTTGGCAATGGTGAATCCTTTGCCATCCCGACAATCCAAAGCGGATTGGCGCTGGTGGCTTTGGGGTTTTTCAGCCAGACCGCCGGATGGCTTCTCATCACCCATTCCCTGCCCCGGATTCCGGCCGCCATCGCCGGCCTGCTTCTATTGCTGCAGCCATCCCTGGCCTTCGTTTGGGATGTTCTTTTTTTTGGAAGAGAAACCTCTTCTATCGCCTGGGCCGGTGTGGTCCTGGCCATTGGCGCCATTTACCTGGGCGCTACCGGGAAGGAGGCATCTTCGTAG
- a CDS encoding TAXI family TRAP transporter solute-binding subunit — MRNKFFTIAICICAAAIMTMTFSADASAKAIYKFGGGPAGGTFQFMAGGIATYPGVKSLKDFRVLAGASGGSTENLRKVNSGSYAFGVSYSGDIYLGRNGQLANDENKYDNVMAVAFFYGAPAQLIVKKGGGINSVKDLVDKKVGVGNAGSGAFATCERFFRHMGVWEKIERNAMGYNDAAAAFGNNQLDAFWLFTAFPSGAVTMAAQQNDIDMIDLYADAKESGFFEKFPYFAKLIIPAGTYKGVDRDIPSFQDSALWTANKDVPADVVYKLLSLIYTPEGLAHMVNVNKKAKSMSIESGITGVATPLHPGAEKFWKEKGVLK, encoded by the coding sequence ATGAGGAACAAATTTTTTACCATTGCGATTTGTATTTGTGCGGCAGCGATAATGACCATGACCTTTTCGGCGGACGCCAGTGCCAAGGCCATCTACAAGTTCGGTGGCGGTCCCGCCGGTGGAACCTTCCAGTTTATGGCGGGTGGCATCGCTACCTATCCAGGTGTCAAATCTCTCAAGGATTTCAGAGTATTGGCTGGTGCCTCTGGTGGCTCTACTGAAAATCTACGCAAAGTAAATTCCGGCTCCTATGCTTTCGGGGTTTCTTACTCAGGCGATATTTACCTTGGAAGAAATGGACAATTGGCAAATGACGAAAATAAATATGACAACGTTATGGCTGTTGCGTTCTTTTATGGTGCTCCGGCGCAGTTGATCGTTAAAAAAGGTGGCGGTATCAATAGCGTCAAAGACTTGGTCGACAAAAAAGTCGGTGTAGGCAACGCCGGATCGGGTGCTTTTGCAACTTGTGAACGTTTTTTCAGGCATATGGGCGTTTGGGAAAAAATCGAGCGTAACGCCATGGGGTATAACGACGCAGCCGCAGCTTTCGGCAACAACCAGTTGGATGCTTTTTGGCTGTTCACTGCATTCCCCAGCGGTGCGGTAACAATGGCCGCCCAGCAGAATGACATCGACATGATCGATTTATATGCAGATGCTAAAGAATCCGGATTTTTTGAAAAGTTTCCATATTTTGCGAAATTGATAATTCCTGCAGGAACTTACAAAGGTGTTGATAGAGATATTCCGTCCTTTCAGGATTCGGCCCTTTGGACAGCAAACAAGGATGTGCCGGCCGATGTTGTTTATAAACTGCTTTCTCTTATTTATACACCCGAAGGTCTTGCCCACATGGTTAACGTGAACAAGAAAGCAAAATCTATGAGTATTGAATCAGGTATAACTGGTGTGGCCACCCCCTTGCACCCGGGCGCCGAGAAGTTCTGGAAAGAAAAGGGCGTTCTAAAATAG
- a CDS encoding TRAP transporter fused permease subunit, producing the protein MYAQLKRFEQIIFDVLSVALVLFYSYAAVVQPAATQYHRGIYVIITYVLVFLLYKSKTPVMRVVDYILILLSIISIGYWIVNFEAINYRTGAENAVDKTMAMIGVMIGIELARRVVGNAFVIIGAVMLLYGIYGPYAPELFAHPGDTFPNLCTTIYYMSDGVFGIMANVLATYVILFVLFGAFLEKSGAQRFFIDWPLAAVGHKIGGPAKVSVIASGLFGSISGSAIANTVSTGAFTIPMMKKAGFRPHIAGGIEPAASIGGMFMPPIMGAGGFIMAELTGVPYSRIMLVGLFPAFMYFFSVFCMVHYEAKMHNIVGERSEHSAMEILTKEWFFTLPLIIITIFMLTGYSPGYSAILGLATCIVVSYKYEENRIDKTMAVVMALVLAAQLTSLLLSKTMGPDAGRGFLKVFSEGRMVFVGIAICVTWYIVRKDQRPKINTGLKRFVDASRSGAENSLKIGATIGVIGIIIGVLTYTGLVLTFADIVIELAGGSLPLTILFIAMASLVLGMGVPVTAAYLITAVVAVPALTHLGVNEIAAHMIVYWLSQDSNITPPVCIAAFAGATIAKANMWRTAFASFKFAKFLYLGPFLFGYVPGFSLDGSAMDIVKAFVAIIFATWLYSYILSGIWVKSIKGWFKKAPAA; encoded by the coding sequence GTGTACGCTCAATTAAAGCGATTCGAACAAATCATCTTCGATGTGCTCTCCGTGGCGCTGGTACTCTTTTATTCGTATGCTGCCGTGGTTCAGCCGGCAGCCACCCAGTACCACCGGGGCATTTACGTTATCATCACCTATGTGCTGGTGTTTCTGCTCTATAAATCTAAAACCCCCGTCATGCGGGTGGTGGATTACATATTGATCCTGCTGTCGATCATCAGTATCGGCTACTGGATCGTTAATTTTGAAGCCATCAACTATCGCACCGGTGCTGAAAATGCCGTCGACAAGACCATGGCAATGATCGGTGTCATGATCGGTATCGAGCTGGCCCGTCGGGTGGTGGGCAACGCCTTCGTGATCATCGGCGCCGTGATGCTGCTTTATGGCATATATGGTCCCTATGCACCGGAACTGTTCGCCCATCCGGGCGACACCTTTCCCAATCTGTGTACCACCATTTACTACATGAGCGACGGAGTCTTCGGCATCATGGCCAACGTGCTGGCCACCTATGTGATTCTGTTCGTGCTTTTCGGCGCCTTTTTGGAAAAGAGCGGAGCCCAGCGCTTTTTCATCGACTGGCCCCTGGCTGCGGTAGGCCATAAGATCGGCGGCCCGGCCAAAGTATCGGTCATCGCTTCCGGTCTGTTCGGCTCCATCTCCGGCAGCGCCATTGCCAATACGGTTTCCACGGGGGCTTTCACCATTCCCATGATGAAAAAGGCCGGCTTCCGGCCCCACATCGCCGGCGGCATCGAACCTGCGGCCTCCATCGGCGGCATGTTCATGCCTCCCATCATGGGCGCCGGCGGATTCATCATGGCGGAACTGACCGGCGTGCCCTACTCGCGTATCATGCTGGTGGGCCTGTTTCCGGCCTTCATGTATTTTTTCAGCGTTTTCTGCATGGTGCACTACGAGGCCAAGATGCACAATATCGTAGGCGAGCGCAGCGAGCACAGCGCCATGGAGATTCTGACAAAAGAGTGGTTTTTCACCCTGCCGCTGATCATCATCACCATCTTCATGCTGACCGGCTACTCCCCCGGCTATTCGGCCATACTTGGATTGGCCACCTGCATCGTTGTCAGTTATAAATACGAAGAGAACCGGATCGACAAAACCATGGCCGTGGTCATGGCCTTGGTGCTTGCCGCTCAATTGACTTCTCTGCTGCTCAGCAAGACGATGGGCCCCGATGCCGGCCGCGGCTTCCTCAAGGTGTTTTCCGAAGGCAGAATGGTCTTTGTCGGCATCGCCATCTGCGTGACGTGGTACATCGTTAGAAAAGATCAGCGGCCCAAGATCAATACCGGGCTGAAACGCTTTGTGGACGCTTCTCGCAGCGGGGCGGAAAACAGCCTGAAGATCGGCGCCACCATCGGCGTCATCGGCATCATCATCGGGGTGCTCACCTATACCGGTCTGGTGCTGACTTTTGCCGACATCGTCATTGAATTGGCCGGCGGTTCGCTGCCGCTGACGATCCTGTTCATCGCCATGGCCTCCCTGGTGCTGGGCATGGGTGTGCCGGTCACCGCGGCCTATCTGATCACGGCGGTAGTAGCCGTCCCGGCCCTGACCCATTTGGGCGTCAACGAGATCGCCGCCCATATGATCGTCTACTGGCTCTCCCAGGATTCCAACATCACCCCGCCGGTGTGCATCGCGGCCTTTGCCGGGGCGACCATTGCCAAGGCCAACATGTGGCGTACGGCTTTCGCCTCCTTCAAGTTCGCGAAATTTCTCTACCTGGGCCCGTTCCTCTTCGGCTACGTGCCGGGCTTTTCCCTGGACGGCAGCGCCATGGATATCGTCAAGGCTTTTGTGGCCATTATTTTTGCCACCTGGCTCTACTCGTATATCTTAAGCGGCATCTGGGTAAAAAGCATCAAAGGGTGGTTCAAAAAGGCCCCGGCGGCCTGA
- a CDS encoding radical SAM protein, with amino-acid sequence MSRPDDSAAAAHAHPLIIPIFIPQLGCPHQCVFCSQPAITDTPRRCPTPDQIRQEVSRFLKYGKRPSSTVQISFFGGNFLGLKPASIQRLLEVAAEFVQNGTVDSIRFSTRPDTVCEKRLELLAGFPVSTIELGVQSMEDQVLDLAERGHRAADTVAAAGRVKEKGYRLGLQMMVGLPGDSEEGAMETARRMAALAPDFVRIYPTLVLEGSPLADWFRSGRYRPMALDTCVTLVKRIYLFFKNRHIPVIRMGLQASDGLNAETGLVAGPYHPAFGHQVYAEIVLDAISAALKNMTGLPDTLVIAAHPRMISRVQGLKKENLSHLKQTFHLEKVSLVQDATLAKDHIRVADQRIVLP; translated from the coding sequence TTGAGCAGACCGGATGACAGCGCCGCCGCGGCCCACGCCCATCCCCTGATTATCCCGATTTTCATCCCGCAGTTGGGATGCCCCCATCAATGTGTTTTCTGCAGCCAGCCGGCGATCACCGACACGCCGCGCCGCTGCCCCACACCGGACCAGATCCGCCAGGAAGTCAGCCGGTTTCTGAAATATGGCAAGCGCCCCTCCTCGACGGTCCAGATCTCCTTTTTCGGAGGCAATTTCCTGGGCCTGAAGCCTGCATCGATCCAGCGTCTGCTGGAAGTGGCGGCAGAATTCGTGCAGAACGGAACCGTCGACAGCATCCGCTTTTCCACAAGACCGGATACGGTCTGCGAAAAAAGACTGGAACTGCTGGCCGGATTTCCCGTTTCGACTATCGAATTGGGGGTTCAGTCCATGGAGGATCAGGTCCTGGACCTTGCCGAGCGCGGCCACCGGGCAGCGGACACGGTTGCCGCCGCCGGGCGGGTAAAGGAAAAAGGCTACCGACTGGGCCTGCAGATGATGGTCGGGCTTCCCGGCGACAGCGAGGAGGGCGCCATGGAGACGGCCCGCCGGATGGCGGCGTTGGCGCCCGATTTTGTGAGAATCTATCCCACCCTGGTTCTCGAAGGCAGCCCTTTGGCCGACTGGTTCCGTTCCGGAAGATATCGTCCCATGGCCCTGGACACATGCGTCACATTGGTCAAACGCATCTATCTTTTCTTTAAAAACCGCCATATTCCCGTTATCCGCATGGGACTTCAGGCCTCGGACGGCTTGAACGCGGAAACCGGTCTGGTGGCCGGTCCCTACCATCCGGCTTTCGGCCACCAGGTGTATGCCGAAATTGTTCTCGACGCGATTTCAGCGGCCCTCAAAAACATGACCGGCCTGCCCGATACGCTGGTCATCGCGGCCCATCCCCGAATGATCTCGCGGGTTCAGGGGCTGAAAAAAGAAAACCTTTCCCACTTGAAACAAACATTTCACCTGGAAAAGGTCTCATTGGTTCAAGACGCGACGCTGGCGAAGGATCATATCCGGGTTGCCGATCAACGCATTGTCCTGCCGTAG
- the rnc gene encoding ribonuclease III, whose amino-acid sequence MTEPHSEDIPDSKQLEAALGYHFNDPALLTGALCHSSYVNEQPQENLESNERLEFLGDAVLNLAISHLLMQRYPNLAEGELSRNRAHLVNETRLAAIAREIELGPHLLLGKGEALTGGRDKNSILADAVEAVIAAIYLDGGFDAAFAFVESRFSRQLAKVNRGRYETDYKSQLQEHAQSVYREIPRYRVVDTSGPDHSKTFRVQVRVAGITAEGDGKSKKMAEQEAARAGLELLDKGP is encoded by the coding sequence ATGACGGAACCCCACAGCGAAGACATCCCCGATAGCAAACAGTTGGAAGCGGCGTTGGGATACCATTTCAATGATCCCGCCCTGTTGACCGGCGCCCTGTGCCACAGTTCCTATGTCAACGAGCAGCCCCAGGAAAATTTGGAAAGCAACGAACGGCTCGAATTTTTGGGCGATGCCGTTCTCAATCTGGCGATCAGTCATCTGCTGATGCAGCGCTACCCGAACCTGGCCGAGGGCGAATTGTCCCGAAACCGGGCCCATCTGGTCAATGAAACCCGATTGGCCGCCATCGCGAGGGAAATCGAACTCGGCCCGCACCTGTTGCTGGGTAAGGGCGAAGCGCTGACCGGCGGCAGGGACAAAAATTCCATTCTGGCCGATGCCGTCGAGGCGGTTATCGCCGCCATCTACCTGGACGGCGGCTTCGATGCGGCCTTTGCCTTCGTCGAAAGCCGTTTTTCCCGGCAGTTGGCCAAGGTCAACCGCGGCCGCTACGAAACCGATTACAAAAGCCAGCTTCAAGAGCACGCCCAGTCCGTCTATCGCGAAATTCCGAGGTATCGGGTCGTCGACACCAGCGGACCGGATCACAGCAAGACCTTCCGGGTGCAGGTGCGCGTGGCGGGTATCACCGCCGAAGGGGATGGAAAAAGCAAAAAAATGGCCGAACAGGAAGCGGCCCGGGCCGGCCTGGAGCTATTGGATAAAGGCCCTTGA
- a CDS encoding PHP domain-containing protein, which yields MKKPLASDPPNAAIDLHVHSTASDGTLTPTEILAMAVQLGLKAIAITDHDTLAGSAAAISRGIPSTLQFLTGIEISADAPPGFVSDGSIHILGYGIDLGNTRLGALLDVLKAARENRNPRIIARLNALGMDLNADELTPIVGSGVAGRPHIARLMVKKGLADSIDDAFDRFLGKNRPGYVAKYRVPMADAIGAIDAAGGIAVLAHPYLNDLKGQDGFEPFLQALIAMGLGGIEAIYPDHPETVATEYCRLARKYNLVITGGTDFHGEVTPGIQMGVGDGSFYVPYSIYENLVKNLKTRP from the coding sequence TTGAAAAAGCCCTTGGCATCTGACCCGCCCAATGCCGCCATCGATCTGCATGTTCATTCAACGGCCTCCGACGGCACCCTGACCCCAACCGAAATCCTGGCGATGGCAGTCCAACTCGGCCTGAAAGCCATCGCCATTACCGATCATGACACCCTGGCCGGTTCTGCGGCCGCAATTTCCCGGGGTATCCCGTCAACCCTGCAATTTCTTACCGGCATCGAAATCAGCGCCGACGCACCGCCGGGATTTGTGTCGGACGGAAGCATTCATATTCTCGGTTATGGGATCGACCTTGGCAATACGAGGCTTGGCGCTTTGCTCGATGTGTTGAAGGCGGCCAGAGAAAATCGCAACCCGAGAATCATCGCCCGGCTCAACGCGTTGGGCATGGACCTGAATGCTGACGAATTGACGCCCATTGTGGGCAGCGGCGTTGCCGGCCGCCCCCACATTGCGCGACTGATGGTGAAAAAAGGGCTGGCCGATTCCATAGACGATGCTTTCGACCGCTTTCTGGGGAAAAACAGACCGGGGTATGTGGCCAAATACCGCGTTCCCATGGCGGATGCCATCGGCGCCATCGACGCTGCCGGCGGCATCGCCGTTCTAGCCCACCCGTACCTGAACGATTTGAAAGGTCAGGACGGGTTCGAGCCCTTCCTGCAAGCCCTGATCGCCATGGGCCTGGGGGGCATCGAAGCCATCTATCCCGATCACCCGGAAACGGTCGCTACCGAATACTGCCGCCTGGCGCGCAAGTACAACCTTGTCATTACCGGGGGAACGGATTTCCACGGCGAGGTCACACCGGGAATCCAGATGGGCGTCGGCGACGGCAGCTTTTATGTGCCCTATTCGATTTACGAGAACCTGGTGAAGAATTTGAAAACCCGACCATGA
- the dksA gene encoding RNA polymerase-binding protein DksA gives MNKDDLKFFEDLLHRRLQELLSHAGETVSGMTEQKENFPDPTDRATLESDRNFMLRIRDREHKLIKKVKKALERIENGTFGICEKCGDDISIERLKARPVTTQCIECKTKEEAFEKALGI, from the coding sequence ATGAACAAAGACGATTTGAAATTTTTCGAGGATCTTCTTCACAGGCGGCTACAGGAACTGCTGAGCCATGCGGGCGAAACCGTTTCGGGGATGACGGAACAGAAGGAAAATTTTCCGGATCCCACAGATCGGGCGACGCTGGAGTCGGATCGCAATTTTATGCTGCGCATTCGGGATCGCGAGCACAAGCTGATCAAGAAAGTCAAAAAAGCGCTCGAGCGAATCGAAAACGGCACCTTTGGTATCTGCGAAAAGTGTGGTGACGATATTTCCATCGAACGGCTGAAGGCCAGGCCGGTTACCACCCAGTGCATCGAATGCAAGACCAAAGAGGAGGCTTTTGAAAAAGCCCTTGGCATCTGA
- the fabD gene encoding ACP S-malonyltransferase, with amino-acid sequence MKTIAFLFPGQGSQSVGMGQDLFEEYDFVREIFDAADEIAGAHISKICFKGPMETLTETVNLQPAVTAVNLACLAAIERAGIPCQFSTGHSLGEYSALRSAGVVSMADTLRMVFKRGQLMHRESQQHKGAMSAIVGLEIDRVDELVQADQSSGTVSVANHNSKEQIVITGSPDAVSAVSQAAKAKGARAIPLKVSGAWHSELIKGAEEEFAAFLETIEFSSPAHRVIHNVSADSCQEAPEIRQLMANQLCSPVRWYDTVCRLMAEKVDTFIEVGPGRVLAGLLKKIVPPEYDHRVFNVGNMKTLEALVSELS; translated from the coding sequence TTGAAAACCATTGCTTTTTTGTTCCCGGGCCAGGGCTCCCAGTCCGTGGGCATGGGGCAGGACCTGTTTGAAGAATACGACTTCGTCAGGGAAATCTTCGACGCCGCCGATGAGATCGCCGGTGCCCATATTTCCAAAATCTGTTTCAAGGGTCCCATGGAAACCCTGACGGAAACCGTAAACCTGCAGCCGGCCGTCACGGCCGTGAACCTGGCCTGCCTGGCTGCCATCGAGCGGGCCGGCATCCCATGCCAATTCTCTACGGGCCACAGCCTGGGCGAATACAGCGCGCTGCGATCCGCCGGCGTCGTCTCCATGGCCGACACCCTGCGGATGGTTTTCAAGCGCGGGCAGTTGATGCACAGGGAATCCCAGCAGCACAAGGGGGCCATGAGCGCCATTGTGGGGCTGGAGATCGACAGGGTCGATGAACTGGTGCAGGCTGATCAATCGTCTGGCACGGTCTCGGTGGCCAACCACAATTCCAAAGAGCAGATCGTCATCACCGGAAGCCCGGATGCGGTTTCCGCCGTATCCCAGGCCGCCAAAGCCAAGGGTGCGCGGGCGATCCCCCTGAAAGTGAGCGGCGCCTGGCACAGTGAACTGATCAAAGGGGCCGAAGAAGAGTTTGCCGCATTTCTGGAAACCATCGAGTTTTCATCGCCGGCCCACCGGGTCATTCACAATGTATCCGCGGACAGCTGCCAGGAGGCTCCGGAAATCCGGCAACTCATGGCCAATCAGCTGTGCAGCCCGGTACGCTGGTACGATACCGTCTGCCGCCTGATGGCGGAAAAGGTGGATACCTTCATTGAGGTGGGGCCGGGCAGGGTGCTGGCGGGTTTGCTGAAAAAAATCGTTCCGCCGGAATACGACCATCGGGTTTTCAATGTCGGCAATATGAAAACCCTGGAAGCGCTGGTGTCCGAATTGTCCTGA